In Kwoniella pini CBS 10737 chromosome 2, complete sequence, a single genomic region encodes these proteins:
- a CDS encoding 26S protease regulatory subunit 8 — MAVATQKMPKTPSSVPGGSIKTYYQNKIEAAELDISKKTQNLRRLEAQRNALNTRVRLLREELQVLQEPGSYVGEVVKVMGKKKVLVKVQPEGKYVVDFSSDIPISSLTPNIRVALRADSYLLHSILPNKIDPLVSLMMVEKVPDSTYEMVGGLDKQIKEIKEVIELPVKHPELFESLGIAQPKGVLLYGPPGTGKTLLARAVAHHTDCRFIRVSGSELVQKYIGEGSRMVRELFVMAREHAPSIIFMDEIDSIGSSRGGEGGGGGDSEVQRTMMELLNQLDGFEPTKNIKVIMATNRIDILDSALLRPGRIDRKIEFPPPNPEARITILKIHSRKMSLQRGINFRSLAEKMGHCSGAEVRGICTEAGMYALRERRQYVGQEDFEMAVAKVLKKSAESNMSVNRLFS, encoded by the exons ATGGCCGTGGCTACTCAAAAGATGCCTAAGACCCCTTCGTCTGTTCCAGGAGGAAGTATAAAG ACATATTACCAAAACAAAATTGAAGCTGCTGAATTAGATATCTCAAAGAAAACTCAAAATCTCAGGCGTTTGGAAGCTCAACGAAATGCTTTGAACACAAGAG TGCGGCTGCTTCGTGAGGAATTACAAGTACTTCAAGAACCCGGAAGTTATGTTGGTGAAGTAGTGAAAGTaatgggaaagaagaaggttttaGTGAAAGTACAACCTGAGGGCAAATATG TCGTCGACTTCTCTTCAGATATCCCAATTTCATCCTTAACACCAAATATCCGAGTTGCTCTTCGAGCAGATTCATACCTATTACATTCCATCTTAccaaataaaattgatccTTTAGTATCTTTGATGATGGTTGAAAAAGTTCCAGATTCAACATATGAAATGGTTGGAGGATTagataaacaaattaaagaaattaaagaagttATTGAATTACCTGTTAAACATcctgaattatttgaatcatTAGGTATAGCTCAACCTAAAGGAGTATTACTTTATGGACCACCAGGTACAGGTAAAACTTTACTAGCCAGAGCTGTTGCACATCATACAGACTGTAGATTTATTAGAGTATCAGGATCTGAATTGGTACAAAAATATATTGGTGAAGGTTCAAGAATGGTTCGAGAACTATTCGTCATGGCTAGAGAACATGCTCCTTCGATCATATTTatggatgaaattgatagtATTGGTTCATCGAgaggtggagaaggtggtggaggtggtgatTCAGAAGTACAAAGAACTATGATGGAATTGCTTAATCAGCTGGATGGTTTCGAACCTACTAAAAATATTAAG GTAATTATGGCTACCAATCGTATAGATATTTTGGATTCAGCATTATTACGTCCAGGTCGTATCGATCGAAAGATTGAATTCCCTCCACCCAATCCAGAAGCTAGAATTACTATTCtcaaaattcattcaaGAAAA ATGTCATTACAACGAGGAATCAACTTCCGATCGTTAGCTGAGAAGATGGGTCATTGTTCCGGTGCCGAAGTCCGAGGTATATGTACTGAAGCTG GTATGTACGCATTAAGAGAGAGAAGACAATATGTTGGACAAGAGGACTTCGAAATGGCTGTTGCTAAGGTTCTGAAGAAGAGTGCTGAAAGCAATATGAGTGTTAATAGGTTGTTCAGTTAA
- a CDS encoding DNA replication complex GINS protein PSF3, giving the protein MDDDYFSLNSILADNHKLSCSFTLDVEGLGYLEGGTDNNIHQHSKVELPFWLAQTLSLNEFTTFPLPPPYSNRVKSALNASAQSVKLSNLVGNNGWWYRWGRRIADVLDDEPQADLLNMLLKAFTNRLPALQDLSAHHASADHTLPEGSTSTGELFRDGMEGDERELFAIGQESGKMAKGWYDSANSRKG; this is encoded by the exons atggatgatgattatttttcattaaattcaatattagCTGATAATCAT AAATTATCTTGTTCATTCACTTTAGATGTAGAAGGTTTAGGATATCTCGAAGGAGGAACAGATAATAAT ATCCATCAACATTCTAAAGTTGAATTACCATTTTGGTTAGCACAAACTTTGAGtttgaa CGAATTCACAACTTTCCCATTGCCCCCACCATATTCCAATCGAGTTAAATCTGCTCTTAATGCTTCGGCGCAAAGTGTGAAATTATCGAATCTTGTGGGAAATAATGGTTGGTGGTATAGATGGGGAAGGAGGATAGCGGATGT TCTAGATGATGAACCTCAAGCGGATTTACTGAACATGCTCCTGAAA GCATTCACTAATCGATTACCGGCTTTACAAGATCTTTCGGCACATCATGCTTCTGCAGATCATACTTTACCTGAAGGTTCAACTAGTACAGGTGAATTATTTAGAGATGGAATGGAAGGTGATGAACGAGAGT TATTCGCGATAGGACAAGAGAGTGGAAAGATGGCGAAAGGATGGTATGATAGTGCTAATAGTAGAAAAGGATGA
- a CDS encoding 6-phosphofructokinase, whose translation MLPQKTIDSTLNDTALNPTHVSEQQIGNMSPIEKEQEQEQEQNENIQTKDTEGISEGLLDKAENIKIPIIAEKNNSKSSSSSSITRNKRQKNVAVLTSGGDSAGMNAAVRAVVRQSIARGCQAYIIREGWEGLVRGNTSEPTPSPTPKRTPSTSVNQSPNLQPLSTSSSTTTTNNKNVSFSSLPPSKQIELEKASNALNNTQTESEEDTQEDRVHFTDPSGVAPLSNAPLSFGFGELLKDGAGEGDIEEMAAHGLQGLVIADEEDEQGRSLKGRYIVRVGWDDVRGWLGEGGTLIGSSRCPSFREREGRLKAAHNLIKYGIDCLAVCGGDGSLTGADKLRGEWPSLMDELLATEKIDAEQRETFRHLNIVGLVGSIDNDMSMTDLTIGAPTALHRICESIDSIASTASSHSRAFVIEVMGRHCGWLALLAGVAMGADFIFIPESPPSTDDWEGEMCNLLQSHRKVGKRKSIVIVAEGALDRNLKPIKPDYVKDILVDRLGLDTRVTTLGHTQRGGRPCAFDRILPTLQGVQAVQALLEATPETPSYMIGIQENKITKVPLLEAVAQTQAVAEAIENQDFAKAMTYRDSEFREMLQAFQISSSLAVDEEAPKEKRLRVGIIHVGAPAGGMNAATRQAVRFCHNRGHTPVAIYNGFEGLLDDNVSELSWLRVDTWTTRGGSELGTNRTLPNVDLGNVAAGFQRHALDALLVIGGFEAFNSVLILEQNRSNYPSFQIPMVHLPATISNNVPMTDFSLGSDTSLNALVDACDAIRQSASASRNRVFVVETQGGMSGYLATMGALAVGAVLVYTPEDGISLKLLQEDVEFLTKRYSLDAKGKSEGRLVIKSEKSSNIYTTEVLTKIFKEEGKELFDARSASLGHTLQGGTPSPMDRTRAARLSLRCMQFLEKHAIPNAQSSHRGSKGVHTKRTYSTETATMIAIRGSSIVYATMEEVLKHTDMKLRRGKDEWWSDVKKLAEIMGGRQGLISS comes from the exons atGTTACCTCAAAAAACAATTGATTCAACTTTGAATGATACAGCTTTAAATCCAACTCACGTAAGTGAACAacaaattggaaatatgtcaccaattgaaaaagaacaagaacaagaacaagaacaaaatgaaaatattcAAACAAAAGATACAGAAGGTATTTCTGAAGGTTTATTAgataaagctgaaaataTTAAAATACCTATAATTGctgaaaaaaataattcaaaatcttcttcttcttcttctataacAAGAAATAAAAGACAAAAGAATGTTGCTGTTTTAACTTCTGGTGGAGATTCAGCTGGTATGAACGCTGCTG TTAGAGCAGTTGTTAGACAATCTATTGCAAGAGGATGTCAAGCATATATCATAAGAGAAGGATGGGAAGGTTTAGTAAGAGGAAATACATCTGAACCTACTCCTTCACCAACACCAAAACGTACTCCTTCTACATCAGTAAATCAATCACCAAATCTTCAACCActttcaacatcatcatcaacaacaacaacaaataataaaaacgtttctttttcttctttaccaccttcaaaaCAAATCGAACTTGAAAAAGCAAGCAATGCTTTAAACAATACACAAAcagaatcagaagaagatactCAAGAAGATAGAGTACATTTCACTGATCCATCAGGAGTAGCTCCTTTATCAAATGCACCTTTAAGTTTTGGTTTTGGTGAATTACTTAAAGATGGagctggagaaggtgatatCGAAGAAATGGCTGCACATGGTCTTCAAGGTTTAGTAAttgctgatgaagaagatgaacaaggtAGAAGTTTGAAAGGAAGATATATCGTTAGAGTAGGTTGGGATGATGTTAGAGGTTGGttaggtgaaggaggtaCTCTCATTGGAAGTTCTAGATGTCCATCTT TCCGAGAACGAGAAGGTAGACTCAAAGCTGCTCATAATCTGATCAAGTACGGTATCGACTGCTTAGCGGTTTGTGGTGGAGATGGATCTTTGACTGGTGCCGATAAGTTGAGGGGAGAATGGCCAAGTCTTATGGATGAGCTCTTAGCTACTG AAAAAATCGATGCTGAGCAGAGAGAAACCTTCAGACACCTCAACATTGTTGGTTTAGTCGGTTCTATCGA TAACGACATGTCAATGACCGATCTCACAATTGGTGCTCCCACCGCTTTACACAGAATTTGCGAATCTATCGACTCCATCGCTTCCACTGCTTCCTCTCACTCTAGAGCTTTCGTAATTGAAGTTATGGGAAGACATTGTGGTTGGTTAGCTTTATTGGCCGGTGTAGCGATGGGAGCAGacttcattttcatcccTGAATCACCTCCTTCAACTGATGATTGGGAGGGCGAAATGTGTAACTTGCTTCAATCTCACCGAAAAGTCGGTAAGAGGAAGTCTATCGTCATTGTAGCCGAAGGTGCCTTGGATAGAAATCTCAAACCTATCAAACCTGATTACGTTAAGGATATTCTTGTCGATCGATTGGGTCTTGATACCAGAGTTACCACTCTGGGTCACACCCAACGAGGAGGAAGACCTTGTGCTTTCGATAGAATCttg CCTACCCTTCAAGGTGTCCAAGCCGTCCAAGCTCTTCTTGAAGCTACTCCTGAAACACCTTCCTACATGATCGGTATTCAAGAGAACAAGATCACTAAAGTACCTCTTCTAGAAGCTGTTGCTCAA ACTCAAGCGGTTGCAGAAGCTATCGAGAACCAAGACTTTGCTAAAGCCATGACTTACCGGGATTCAGAATTCCGAGAGATGCTCCAAGCTTTCCAAATAAGTTCTTCTCTCGCAGTTGACGAAGAAGCGCCCAAAGAAAAGCGACTTCGAGTTGGTATCATCCATGTGGGAGCTCCTGCCGGTGGCATGAACGCTGCTACACGACAAGCCGTTCGATTTTGTCACAACAGAGGTCATACTCCAGTTGCGATCTACAATGGTTTCGAGGGACTATTAGACGACAATGTTTCTGAATTATCTTGGTTGAGAGTGGACACCTGGACTACTCGAGGTGGTTCGGAATTAGGTACCAATAGAACATTGCCCAATGTGGACTTGGGTAATGTAGCTGCTGGATTCCAAAGACATGCTTTAGATGCTCTATTGGTCATTGGTGGATTCGAAGCTTTCAACTCGGTTTTGATTCTTGAACAAAACCGATCGAATTACCCAAGTTTCCAAATTCCAATGGTTCATCTACCCGcaacaatttcaaacaATGTTCCCATGACTGATTTCTCTCTTGGAAGTGATACTTCCCTCAATGCCCTTGTGGATGCTTGTGATGCTATTAGACAATCTGCTTCAGCTAGTAGAAACCGAGTATTCGTTGTAGAGACTCAAGGTGGTATGAGTGGATATCTCGCTACGATGGGTGCTTTGGCT GTCGGTGCTGTACTTGTTTACACTCCGGAAGATGGAATTTCCCTCAAGCTCTTacaagaagatgtagaGTTCTTGACCAAGAGATACTCGTTAGACGCTAAGGGTAAGAGTGAAGGTAGATTGGTGATCAA ATCCGAGAAATCTTCTAACATCTACACCACTGAAGTACTCACCAAAATcttcaaagaagaaggtaaagagtTATTTGACGCtagatcagcttcattaGGTCACACATTACAAGGAGGAACACCTTCACCTATGGATAGAACAAGAGCAGCAAGATTGAGTTTAAGATGTATGCAATTCTTAGAAAAACACGCTATACCTAATGCTCAATCTTCTCATCGTGGATCTAAAGGTGTACATACCAAAAGAACTTATTCAACTGAAACTGCTACAATGATTGCTATTAGAGGATCATCAATTGTTTATGCTACAATGGAAGAAGTACTTAAACATACTGATATGAAACTTAGAAgaggtaaagatgaatggTGGTCTGATGTTAAGAAATTAGCTGAGATTATGGGTGGTAGACAAGgtttgatttcttcttag
- a CDS encoding mitochondrial 54S ribosomal protein mL54: MSFISIIPRIVSRQPSQIYRISINQFSSSSSSSAASSSSSSTQPKPKKSSKVISAAPAGTKLTGLSILKDKPDPIALEDDQYPTWLWNLLEDTSKAHKIAENQIELHGEGEKGFDPIKEKRKLKNLNREKIKASNYLKSTT; this comes from the exons ATGTCATTCATCAGTATAATACCTCGAATAGTTTCTCGTCAACCAAGTCAGATATAtcgaatatcaattaatcaattctcatcttcctcctcttcttccgctgcttcttcttcatcatcgtcaacTCAACCTAAACcaaagaaatcatcaaaag TTATTTCTGCCGCACCAGCTGGAACTAAATTAACAGGATTATCAATATTAAAAGATAAACCTGATCCAATAgctttagaagatgatcaatatCCAACTTGGTTATGGAATTTATTAGAAGATACTTCAAAAGCTCATAAAATtgctgaaaatcaaattgaattacatggtgaaggtgaaaaaggatttgatcctattaaagagaaaaggaaattaaagaattt AAATCGagaaaaaatcaaagcttcgaattatttgaaatcaACTACATAA